A genomic segment from Pseudomonas sp. S09G 359 encodes:
- the pvdM gene encoding pyoverdine-tailoring dipeptidase-like protein PvdM: protein MTTPRSKKALLIGLPLALAIAAGGGFLGWKYLFDNAGYPLKVMKEANEMQDRIISFDSHITLPLRFGGEGDEADKDGLDKFDLVKAQRGRLSGAALTIFGWPEMWNGPNAPHKPTPAFVDQSRQQQEVRYKAITNMVRDFPNQVGIAYTPQDYRRLHGEGKFAVFISMLNAYPLGEDITQLDLWTARGMRMFGFSYVGNNPWADSSRPLPFFNDTPDAFNGLSDLGKRAVHRLNDLGVIIDVSQMSTKALEQVAQLSRTPMVASNSVPRALVDIPRNLSDKEMQLIKNSGGVVQIVAFSAYLRPLSQTTQNKLNRLRAKFDLQPLPNLHVALMPGDPIIAAWPEQKFGQYASALYDILEEEPQASVKDLGEAIDYAVKKIGIDHVGIASDFNDGGGLKGFKDVSEIRNVTAELITRGYSEADIAKLWGGNFLRVWDEVQKAAQPVAQTTP from the coding sequence ATGACCACACCACGTTCGAAAAAAGCTCTTCTGATCGGCCTGCCCCTGGCCCTGGCCATTGCGGCCGGCGGCGGCTTCCTGGGGTGGAAATACCTGTTCGATAACGCCGGTTATCCGCTCAAGGTGATGAAGGAGGCCAATGAAATGCAGGATCGCATCATTTCCTTCGACAGCCATATCACCCTGCCCCTGCGTTTCGGCGGCGAGGGTGACGAAGCGGACAAGGACGGCCTGGACAAATTCGACTTGGTCAAAGCCCAGCGTGGGCGGTTGTCGGGGGCGGCCCTGACGATCTTCGGCTGGCCGGAAATGTGGAATGGCCCCAATGCCCCGCATAAGCCAACGCCCGCGTTTGTCGACCAGTCACGCCAACAGCAGGAAGTGCGCTACAAGGCGATCACCAATATGGTGCGGGACTTCCCCAACCAGGTAGGGATCGCCTACACCCCGCAGGACTACCGACGCCTGCACGGTGAAGGCAAGTTCGCGGTATTCATCAGCATGCTCAACGCCTACCCACTGGGGGAAGACATCACCCAGCTGGACCTGTGGACAGCCCGTGGCATGCGCATGTTCGGTTTCAGTTATGTGGGCAACAACCCGTGGGCCGACTCCTCACGGCCGCTGCCATTTTTCAATGACACCCCCGACGCGTTCAATGGCCTGTCGGACCTGGGCAAGCGCGCCGTGCACCGGCTCAACGACTTGGGGGTGATTATCGATGTCTCGCAGATGTCGACCAAGGCCCTTGAACAAGTGGCCCAGCTCAGCCGCACGCCGATGGTTGCGTCGAATTCGGTGCCGCGCGCGCTGGTGGATATTCCTCGCAACCTCAGCGACAAGGAAATGCAGCTGATCAAGAACAGCGGCGGCGTGGTACAGATCGTGGCGTTTTCGGCCTATCTACGCCCATTGAGCCAGACCACACAGAACAAGCTCAACCGCTTGCGCGCCAAATTCGACCTGCAACCGCTGCCCAACCTGCATGTCGCGCTCATGCCCGGCGACCCGATTATCGCCGCGTGGCCCGAGCAGAAGTTCGGCCAATACGCCAGCGCGCTGTACGACATCCTCGAGGAAGAACCCCAAGCCAGCGTCAAGGACCTGGGCGAGGCAATCGATTATGCCGTGAAGAAAATCGGCATCGACCATGTCGGCATTGCCTCCGACTTCAACGACGGTGGCGGCCTGAAAGGCTTCAAGGATGTCAGCGAGATACGCAACGTGACGGCCGAACTGATTACGCGCGGCTACTCCGAAGCGGATATCGCCAAGCTGTGGGGCGGCAACTTCCTCAGGGTCTGGGACGAGGTGCAAAAAGCCGCCCAGCCTGTCGCTCAAACCACGCCTTGA